The Pseudodesulfovibrio sp. zrk46 genome contains a region encoding:
- a CDS encoding YkgJ family cysteine cluster protein translates to MSLRFPEDEAVLPWLSMLLDAYDITNENVRTVMEKDIQSGLSVACSSGCGMCCSCEPIPLTSLELSGIIWFIRRKMYLGPRQRIEESIKRFSGKVGCPMLIDEKCSIYPMRPIACRHFNVYERTCEPGEEVMDTRPEHVLKPDHDKAQAAYRAMLPYYGITDPKLQEAALQQNYLFKNCSVFMHMVDWDALLVHFTVAD, encoded by the coding sequence ATGTCTCTCCGTTTCCCAGAAGATGAAGCAGTCTTGCCATGGCTTTCCATGCTGTTGGATGCCTATGACATTACGAATGAAAATGTCCGTACTGTAATGGAAAAGGATATTCAGAGCGGGCTCAGTGTGGCTTGTTCGAGTGGGTGTGGCATGTGCTGCTCTTGTGAACCTATTCCGCTTACCTCGCTGGAACTTTCAGGGATAATCTGGTTTATCAGAAGGAAAATGTACCTCGGCCCGCGTCAGCGAATCGAAGAGTCCATCAAACGCTTTTCCGGTAAAGTGGGCTGTCCGATGCTTATTGACGAGAAGTGTTCCATCTATCCCATGAGACCCATCGCCTGCCGTCACTTCAATGTGTACGAGCGCACCTGCGAACCCGGCGAAGAAGTAATGGACACCCGGCCTGAACATGTGTTGAAGCCGGACCATGACAAAGCACAGGCTGCGTATCGGGCAATGTTGCCGTATTACGGTATTACTGATCCCAAGTTGCAGGAAGCCGCTCTCCAGCAGAACTATCTTTTCAAGAATTGCTCCGTCTTCATGCACATGGTGGATTGGGACGCTCTTCTCGTCCACTTCACGGTGGCAGACTAG
- a CDS encoding arginine deiminase family protein gives MFTKAITRRPSEEMVDGITTADLGKPDFALALKQHDAYCQTLSDLGLDVTILDAEPGYPDCCFVEDTAIVCEHIAVIAPLGAPSRQGEQETIEPVLAKFKPIDHVAAPALFEGGDVLQVEKTFYVGLSARTNQAGADALGAAVAPHGYDYKVMDCGPSLHFKTDVNYIGNNTLLVSPFFAEAADLDGFERIVVEDDEAYARNCLFINGTVIVPDGFPKTLAKVEALGQPVVVLDMSEFRKLDGGLTCLSLRF, from the coding sequence ATGTTTACGAAAGCTATCACTCGCCGTCCTTCCGAGGAAATGGTGGACGGCATCACCACCGCCGACCTGGGTAAGCCGGACTTTGCGCTGGCTCTGAAACAACACGACGCTTATTGCCAGACTCTTTCTGATTTGGGTTTGGATGTGACCATTCTGGATGCCGAGCCCGGTTATCCTGACTGCTGCTTTGTCGAAGACACCGCCATCGTGTGCGAGCACATTGCTGTTATCGCGCCTCTTGGTGCTCCTTCCCGTCAGGGAGAGCAGGAGACCATCGAGCCCGTTCTCGCCAAGTTCAAGCCGATTGACCACGTGGCCGCGCCCGCGCTTTTCGAAGGCGGTGACGTGCTTCAGGTGGAGAAGACCTTTTACGTAGGTCTGTCCGCGCGCACCAATCAGGCTGGAGCGGATGCCCTCGGTGCTGCCGTGGCTCCTCACGGTTATGACTACAAGGTGATGGATTGCGGGCCCAGCCTTCACTTCAAGACCGACGTCAATTACATCGGCAACAACACCTTGCTTGTTTCCCCATTTTTCGCAGAAGCCGCGGATTTGGATGGATTTGAGCGTATCGTGGTCGAGGACGATGAAGCCTATGCGCGCAATTGTCTGTTCATCAACGGTACCGTTATCGTGCCTGACGGGTTCCCCAAGACGCTCGCAAAAGTCGAAGCCCTTGGTCAGCCGGTAGTCGTTCTTGATATGTCGGAGTTCCGTAAGCTCGACGGCGGTCTGACCTGCTTGTCGCTACGATTTTAA
- a CDS encoding AEC family transporter: protein MSTVIFAVAPIFALIFVGFGLRRINFPGDNFWPVSERLTYFVLLPALLVQGLSGKELHPDLLPLSGSVLSAILTVALLTRLIWPMLKIDGPAYTSLFQGAFRPNTYIGMSIAAVLLGPDWLTLSAMALLAMIPVINVICVLTLSRYASSESNGLGHVLLELMKNPLIIACVIGLVLNLGHITLPRILNDLLDILGRAALPMGLLAAGAGLRLERIDGGKRSLIVSSTFHLVVLPVVAVGYAWLYGADETARLAAVIYTAIPVSVSSFILSRQMGGDHRLMAQIITFQTLIAMATLPVALVVLG from the coding sequence ATGTCTACCGTCATCTTTGCCGTTGCTCCGATCTTCGCACTCATCTTCGTCGGTTTTGGCCTGCGCCGTATCAACTTCCCTGGTGACAATTTCTGGCCGGTCTCTGAACGGCTGACCTATTTCGTCTTGCTCCCGGCACTGTTGGTTCAGGGACTCTCCGGCAAAGAGTTGCATCCAGACCTGCTCCCGCTGTCTGGTTCTGTACTTTCCGCGATATTGACTGTAGCGCTGCTGACACGCCTCATCTGGCCGATGCTCAAAATTGACGGCCCTGCATACACCTCCCTGTTTCAGGGAGCGTTTCGACCCAACACCTATATTGGGATGTCCATTGCGGCCGTACTGCTCGGTCCGGACTGGCTGACCCTTTCCGCCATGGCACTCCTTGCCATGATCCCGGTCATCAACGTGATCTGCGTGCTGACCTTGTCACGTTACGCCAGCTCTGAATCCAATGGACTGGGGCACGTTCTGCTGGAGCTAATGAAGAACCCGCTCATCATCGCCTGCGTCATCGGGCTGGTGCTGAATTTGGGACACATCACCTTGCCGCGCATTCTCAATGATCTGCTGGATATTCTCGGGCGGGCCGCATTGCCCATGGGACTGTTAGCTGCGGGGGCGGGACTGCGACTGGAACGCATTGACGGAGGTAAGCGATCGCTTATCGTTTCCTCAACATTTCATCTCGTGGTGTTGCCAGTGGTGGCCGTGGGATACGCATGGCTCTATGGAGCTGATGAAACTGCGAGACTGGCTGCCGTCATTTACACAGCCATTCCCGTATCCGTGTCATCTTTTATTCTATCGAGACAGATGGGTGGGGATCACAGGCTCATGGCGCAGATCATCACCTTTCAAACTCTGATCGCCATGGCGACCTTGCCGGTCGCTTTGGTTGTTTTGGGATAA
- a CDS encoding UTRA domain-containing protein, whose translation MEASKKPPQYLKVKRHILEQLRIGALTPHDKLPTERELTDKFHVNRNTVRHALTILEREGRIYRSGRKGWFTSGQRLVFDPSKEHVNFDKRARQQKFEPSWEVIESGTTTASGELQELFDVEEGTPLYHIYETGSLDGQPVYYSEYFFLADICPGFLPKIISQPMTDVLRDDYDIHLFQKHLLIRPINMAERMAGLLELPAHYPGVFFRRVKTSQTGQVVEVDFEYWRADSIELRSSYETPQKDED comes from the coding sequence ATGGAAGCGAGCAAAAAACCTCCTCAGTACCTCAAGGTAAAGCGGCATATCCTGGAACAGCTGCGCATTGGCGCGCTCACGCCCCACGACAAGCTGCCGACCGAGCGCGAATTAACAGACAAATTTCATGTAAATCGCAACACCGTCAGGCACGCCCTGACGATTCTGGAGAGAGAAGGGAGAATCTACCGCTCCGGCCGCAAAGGCTGGTTCACCAGCGGGCAACGGCTCGTGTTCGATCCGAGTAAAGAGCACGTGAACTTCGACAAACGTGCCCGGCAGCAAAAATTCGAACCCTCTTGGGAAGTCATTGAAAGTGGCACCACCACGGCCTCTGGCGAATTGCAGGAACTGTTTGATGTCGAGGAAGGCACCCCGCTCTATCATATCTATGAGACCGGCAGCCTGGACGGACAGCCAGTCTATTATTCAGAATATTTCTTTTTGGCAGACATCTGCCCCGGTTTCCTGCCCAAGATCATTTCCCAGCCCATGACAGACGTCCTCCGGGATGACTACGACATTCACCTTTTCCAAAAGCATCTCCTCATCCGCCCCATCAACATGGCAGAGCGAATGGCAGGCCTTCTGGAACTCCCAGCCCATTACCCGGGTGTCTTCTTCCGCCGCGTCAAGACCTCCCAAACCGGACAAGTGGTGGAGGTGGACTTCGAGTACTGGCGCGCCGACTCCATTGAGCTCAGAAGTTCGTATGAGACCCCGCAAAAGGACGAAGACTAG
- a CDS encoding extracellular solute-binding protein, with the protein MKKILVLALLAVFALAGNVHAETLKLLTWKGYAPQKLIDTFEKETGIKVEVTFSNNEEMIAKLRATRGAGFDLAQPSQDRISSVQKKFKLYQALDYSKIDAPLFIPSMLDAVKKNTLVDGESYAVPFCWGTSGLIVNSAKAAEADSFKALIDPKYKGRVSYRLKRPTLIAMGFALGYDPFALYDKPKEYKAMLDKIAETLIDAKPIVKNYWANGDSLLESMRSEEVFVAMAWDAGGWKLNADNKAIDFKAPKEGALGWIDTFAIPAKAKNVDAAYKWINFIMKPENAGYFSSQEKYATASADALKFTDKAVADNFARSFPQATIDNIKWYPPVPAKLESMEGKTLDKIKAAQ; encoded by the coding sequence ATGAAAAAGATTTTAGTCTTGGCTTTGCTGGCAGTGTTCGCGTTGGCTGGAAATGTTCATGCAGAAACTCTGAAATTGTTGACCTGGAAAGGGTACGCCCCCCAGAAGCTGATTGACACCTTTGAAAAGGAAACCGGAATCAAGGTCGAAGTGACCTTCTCCAACAACGAAGAAATGATCGCCAAGCTGCGCGCCACCCGTGGTGCAGGCTTTGACTTGGCTCAGCCCTCTCAGGACCGCATCTCTTCCGTTCAGAAGAAATTCAAGCTCTACCAGGCGCTTGATTATTCCAAGATCGATGCTCCCCTGTTCATCCCGTCCATGTTGGACGCTGTGAAGAAGAACACCCTGGTGGATGGCGAGTCTTACGCCGTTCCTTTCTGCTGGGGTACCTCCGGCCTGATCGTGAACAGCGCCAAGGCTGCTGAAGCCGATTCCTTCAAAGCGCTGATCGATCCCAAGTACAAGGGCCGCGTGAGCTACCGCCTGAAGAGGCCTACTCTGATCGCCATGGGCTTTGCTCTCGGTTACGATCCCTTCGCACTGTACGACAAGCCCAAGGAATACAAGGCCATGCTCGACAAGATCGCTGAGACTCTGATCGACGCCAAGCCCATCGTGAAAAACTACTGGGCAAATGGTGATTCCCTGCTCGAGTCCATGCGTTCCGAAGAAGTCTTCGTGGCCATGGCCTGGGATGCCGGCGGATGGAAGCTGAACGCTGACAACAAGGCCATCGACTTCAAGGCTCCCAAAGAGGGCGCCCTGGGTTGGATCGATACCTTTGCCATCCCCGCCAAGGCCAAGAACGTTGACGCTGCTTACAAGTGGATCAACTTCATCATGAAGCCCGAAAACGCCGGTTACTTCTCCTCTCAGGAAAAGTACGCAACTGCTTCCGCAGATGCTCTGAAGTTCACCGACAAGGCTGTTGCTGACAACTTTGCACGTTCCTTCC